The following coding sequences lie in one Chionomys nivalis chromosome 8, mChiNiv1.1, whole genome shotgun sequence genomic window:
- the Fgf19 gene encoding fibroblast growth factor 19, whose product MWRTQNGRAVVRALVLATLWLAVAGRPLVRRSLALSDEEPLILYGWGKSTRLQHLYAAGPHISNCFLNIRSDGSVDCEDEQNERSLLEFRAVALKTIAIKDVSSVRYLCMSADGKIQGLIRYSEEDCTFREELDYLGYNQYKSPKHRLHIILIRSKYRQQLQDKAPSNFIPVFPRSFLEARDQLESKLFPLPLDPDSMDPFGMVEDMEVKSPSFQK is encoded by the exons ATGTGGAGAACGCAGAACGGGCGTGCAGTGGTCCGAGCCCTGGTCCTGGCCACTCTGTGGCTGGCCGTGGCTGGGCGTCCCCTGGTCCGGCGATCCCTGGCTCTGTCCGATGAAGAGCCACTCATTCTCTACGGTTGGGGCAAGAGCACCCGCCTGCAGCACCTGTACGCCGCTGGTCCCCACATCTCCAACTGCTTCCTGAATATCCGGAGCGACGGCTCTGTGGACTGCGAGGATGAACAAAACGAACGAA GTTTGCTAGAGTTCCGCGCGGTGGCTCTGAAGACGATTGCCATCAAGGACGTCAGCAGCGTACGGTACCTCTGCATGAGCGCGGACGGGAAGATACAGGGCCTG ATTCGATACTCGGAGGAAGATTGCACCTTCAGGGAGGAACTGGACTATTTAGGCTACAACCAGTACAAATCCCCGAAGCACCGCCTCCACATCATCCTCATCAGGTCCAAATACAGGCAACAGCTCCAGGACAAAGCGCCCTCCAACTTTATCCCCGTGTTTCCCCGGTCCTTTTTGGAAGCCAGGGACCAGCTGGAGTCTAAACTGTTTCCCCTGCCCCTGGATCCCGACAGCATGGATCCATTCGGGATGGTGGAAGACATGGAGGTGAAGAGTCCCAGCTTCCAGAAGTGA